The Pelmatolapia mariae isolate MD_Pm_ZW linkage group LG10_11, Pm_UMD_F_2, whole genome shotgun sequence genome includes a region encoding these proteins:
- the ephb4a gene encoding ephrin type-B receptor 4a yields the protein MELIYQSIVLLGCIFLDWALLSTADEEVLMNTKTETSDLKWTVFSHAKPQWEEVSGLDEENNSVRINQICQTDSSSSHWLRSGYIQRRGASQVYVELRFTMMECSSRSTHHRSCKETFNLYYYEADSNEATATNPPWMENPYIKVDTVAADFLLRKDGEKKLNVKTLRLGPLNKRGFYLAFQAQGACMALLSVRVFFKKCPPLVSALSSFPETIPRTLVQEAQGVCVEHAAQQGPRPRPPKLFCGEDGQWVGQPTTSCACVPGFEPAEGYTRCTACPVGQFKSGTEGQCRGCPGFSQATNRGASMCECRPGYLRAESDTPDTPCTRTPSAPRSIIPKVNFTTVTLDWNEPLDSGGRNDLSYAVRCSLCRSPKEACLPCGDGVSYRPAKDGLLGHRVEVWGLLPHTTYTFTIQALNGVSQLSEKEPASESVNITTSHDVPPLVSVIRKSDSTESSLTLHWSAPTQPHYTILQYELRYCEKKEQRSEDQCHSIQSNRNQAVLTDLRRASQYEVQVRARTQAGYGSFSPPTIFRTLPDGRDSGSEFLVPGIFIAVGMLLLVTFVFVAAYCIRRHSRIKDPELSDKNSQYLIGQGVKVYIDPFTYEDPNEAVREFAKEIDVSFVKIEEVIGAGEFGEVCRGRLKIPGKKENYVAIKTLKGGYTDKQRRDFLSEASIMGQFQHPNIIHLEGIITASCPVMILTEYMENGALDSFLRLNDSQFTPIQLVGMLRGIASGMKYLAEMSYVHRDLAARNILINSNLVCKVSDFGLSRFLQENSSDPTYTSSLGGKIPIRWTAPEAIAFRKFTSASDVWSYGIVMWEVMSFGERPYWDMSNQDVINAIEQDYRLPPPPDCPTHLHQLMLDCWQKDRSARPRFAELVSALDKLIRNPASLKIVAQEGAGPSYPLLDQRAPLALPPCASVGDWLRAIKMERYEDSFLQAGFNSVDQLAQITTQDLLHMGVTLAGHQRKILSSIQTMTFQNKSTATVTF from the exons TGGGAGGAAGTAAGCGGTTTAGATGAGGAGAACAACAGCGTAAGGATCAATCAGATTTGCCAAACGGACAGTTCGTCCAGCCACTGGCTGCGCAGTGGCTACATCCAGCGACGGGGAGCGTCTCAGGTGTACGTGGAACTGCGATTCACCATGATGGAGTGCTCTTCCAGGAGCACACACCACCGTAGCTGTAAGGAGACCTTCAACCTCTACTACTATGAGGCAGACTCCAACGAAGCCACTGCTACGAACCCACCCTGGATGGAGAACCCCTACATCAAG GTGGACACAGTGGCTGCAGACTTTCTACTAAGGAAGGACGGGGAGAAGAAATTGAACGTGAAGACCTTGAGACTCGGCCCTCTTAATAAGAGAGGCTTTTACTTGGCCTTTCAGGCTCAGGGTGCCTGCATGGCTCTGCTGTCTGTCAGGGTCTTCTTCAAGAAGTGTCCTCCCCTGGTCAGTGCTCTTTCCTCTTTCCCTGAGACTATACCGCGTACTCTTGTGCAAGAGgcacagggtgtgtgtgtggagcaCGCAGCTCAGCAAGGTCCCCGTCCTCGGCCGCCTAAGCTCTTCTGCGGGGAGGACGGCCAGTGGGTGGGCCAGCCAACAACCTCATGTGCATGCGTACCAGGATTTGAACCAGCTGAGGGGTACACGAGATGCACAG CCTGTCCTGTGGGCCAGTTTAAGTCAGGCACAGAGGGACAGTGCAGAGGCTGCCCAGGATTCAGCCAAGCCACCAACAGGGGGGCGTCAATGTGTGAATGTCGCCCTGGGTACCTACGTGCCGaatcagacactcctgacacacCGTGCACTA GAACTCCCTCGGCCCCTCGCAGCATAATCCCTAAGGTCAACTTCACCACAGTCACTCTGGATTGGAATGAGCCGCTGGACAGCGGCGGCAGAAACGACCTGAGCTACGCCGTCAGGTGCTCTCTGTGTAGGTCACCAAAGGAAGCGTGCCTCCCCTGCGGAGACGGCGTCAGTTACCGGCCTGCGAAAGACGGCCTGCTGGGTCACAGGGTAGAGGTGTGGGGCCTGCTGCCACACACAACGTATACGTTCACTATTCAGGCACTCAACGGGGTGTCTCAGCTCAGCGAGAAGGAGCCTGCCAGCGAAAGTGTCAACATCACTACAAGCCATGACG TGCCGCCACTGGTGTCTGTGATTCGGAAGAGCGACTCCACAGAGAGCAGTCTGACTCTGCACTGGTCGGCCCCGACTCAGCCACACTACACCATCCTGCAGTATGAGCTGCGCTACTGTGAGAAG aaGGAGCAGCGTAGCGAGGATCAGTGCCACTCCATACAGAGTAACAGAAACCAGGCTGTACTGACAGACCTCCGCCGGGCTAGTCAGTATGAAGTGCAGGTCCGGGCGCGTACCCAGGCCGGCTACGGCAGCTTCAGTCCACCAACCATTTTCCGCACGCTGCCTGATG GACGTGACTCTGGCTCCGAGTTCTTGGTACCTGGCATCTTTATCGCTGTCGGGATGCTGCTGCTTGTCACTTTCGTCTTTGTGGCCGCCTACTGCATACG CCGGCACAGCCGAATAAAGGATCCGGAGCTGAGTGACAAAAACAGCCAGTACCTCATTGGCCAAG GGGTCAAGGTTTATATCGACCCTTTCACCTACGAAGACCCTAATGAGGCAGTGAGAGAATTTGCCAAGGAAATCGATGTTTCCTTTGTCAAGATTGAGGAGGTCATTGGTGCTG GCGAGTTTGGGGAGGTGTGTCGAGGACGGCTAAAGATAccaggaaaaaaggaaaactacgTTGCAATTAAAACTCTAAAGGGTGGCTACACCGACAAGCAGAGACGGGACTTCCTGTCTGAGGCATCCATCATGGGACAGTTCCAACACCCCAACATTATCCATCTGGAGGGAATCATTACAGCCAGCTGTCCAGTCATGATCCTGACAGAGTATATGGAGAACGGCGCTCTGGACTCTTTTCTACGG CTGAACGACAGCCAGTTCACACCCATCCAGCTGGTTGGTATGCTGCGTGGCATTGCCTCTGGCATGAAGTACCTGGCAGAGATGAGCTACGTCCACCGAGACCTGGCTGCCCGCAACATCCTGATCAACAGCAACCTGGTGTGCAAGGTGTCTGACTTTGGCTTGTCACGCTTCCTTCAGGAGAACTCCTCTGACCCGACCTACACCAGCTCTCTG GGAGGTAAGATCCCAATCCGCTGGACAGCACCGGAGGCAATAGCCTTCAGAAAGTTTACCTCAGCCTCAGATGTGTGGAGCTACGGCATCGTCATGTGGGAGGTCATGTCTTTTGGAGAAAGACCGTACTGGGACATGAGCAACCAGGAT GTGATCAATGCCATAGAGCAGGACTACCGCCTGCCCCCGCCGCCTGACTGCCCCACCCACCTGCACCAACTGATGTTGGACTGCTGGCAGAAGGACCGGTCGGCGCGACCTCGCTTTGCAGAGCTCGTTAGCGCTTTGGACAAACTCATCCGTAACCCCGCGTCGCTGAAAATAGTGGCTCAAGAAGGAGCAGG GCCGTCCTACCCCCTGCTGGACCAGCGCGCACCTTTAGCTCTCCCGCCGTGTGCTTCGGTGGGGGATTGGCTTAGGGCCATCAAGATGGAGCGTTACGAAGACAGTTTCCTTCAGGCTGGCTTCAACTCAGTGGACCAGCTGGCCCAGATCACCACACA GGATCTGCTGCACATGGGTGTGACTTTGGCTGGGCATCAGAGGAAAATCCTTTCCAGCATCCAGACAATGACCTTTCAAAACAAGAGCACTGCAACTGTGACCTTCTAG